The DNA region ATGGCTCGCCTTTACATTTAATCTGCCCATAGCGCCGCTTTCTGCAGTACTGTTCGCATTTGGCTTTTTAGTGGCGGTCATCATCTCGCCGAAACGAAAAATATCACGCGAAAAATATGGTGCGGTAAAAAAAGAATAATCACTGTTATCACCAGCTGTGTCTCCCTGGAAAACAGAACTCATAAAAATATTTAGTAGTAAAGCAATACTATTTGTATCAAAAACGTTATCGGTCAAATTTGGAGACAGAAATGGCAAAAACACTCATGATACAGGGGACAACGTCCAACGTCGGAAAAACCACCCTGACCGCCGGTCTTTGCCGGATCCTGGCTCAGGACGGGCACCGTGTCGCTCCGTTCAAACCGCAGAATCTCGCTTCAGCTGCCTATGTCACCAAATCCGGTGACCGGATCGGTATCGGACAGGCTGTCCAGGCCGAGGCGGCAGGGATCGAACCGGATGGGCGAATGAATCCCGTGCTCGTTAAACCGTGCGGCGTAGGAACTGAGGTATGCATCAGAGGAAAACCGGTCCCGGGAATCAAAAAGTATGGCGAGATGGTCCAGTTGATGCCCGAAGTCCTTTCAGCATTCCGTAGTCTCGAGGAAGAGTATGACGTTATCATCATCGAGGGTGCGGGAGCGGCGGCAGAACTCAACCTCATGGATCGTGACATCTCCAACATGGGTTTTGCAAAAGAGATCGGCGCTCCGGTCATCGTCGTAGGCGATATCGAACGCGGCGGAGTATTTGCTTCACTGTACGGGACCTTCGGGCTCTTCGACGATGCAGCCAAAAAGCTGGTTCGCGGTTTTGTCATAAACCGGCTCTGCGGCGACCCGAATCACCTGGGAACCGGACCTGAACGCCTCACCGATCTGACCGGGATACCGGTTCTCGGCGTCGTCCCGAAACTTGACATCCATCTTCAGGAGGAAGACATCCCCGGACCGATCCCACGCGACAACAGCCTGCTCGAAGACAAAGCCTACCGCGAACATCAGCTTGATCTGCTAGCCGACGCTTTACGGGAAGCACTCGACATGGATGCGGTGTACCAAATCCTGGAGGAACAATCATGAAATTCGTTATATCATACAGCTGCGGGAAAGACAGCACGCTTTCTCTCCACAAGATGATCGTCGCCGGCCATACGCCTGTCGGCCTGCTCGTCATGGTAAACAAGGATGAAAAACTTTCCTGGTTCCACGGGGTTGACCTTGGTCTGCTTGAACAGATATCGGAATCACTGGAAATACCTCTGATCAAATGCGTATCGGGCGGGGAGGAGTATCATCTCGAACTCGAAGAGGGACTTCGCCGTGCAAAGGAGCTCGGAGCTGAACTCTGTGTTTTTGGAGACATCGACATCGAAGAGCACATGGAATGGGGAATGGCAAGATGCAACGCCGTCGGCCTGATCCCGTATTATCCCCTCTGGCACCGAAACCGTGAGGAAAATACGAAAGAGCTCATTGATCTTGGATACCAGTGCGTGATAAAATGTGTCAGAAACGCGGATCTCCCACAGGATCTGCTCGGCAAAGTTCTGGATCATGAGATGGTCGCATACATGAAGGAGCTGGGAATCGATGTATGCGGGGAGAACGGCGAGTATCATACAGTCACCGTAGGCGGACCGATTTTTCACGCTCCGGTCCCATACAAATGCGGCGAGATCTTAGATCTCGGCAACACCTCGGTTATCAGCGTCACGCCAAAATCCCTCTGATTCGTCAGAATCAATATGGCCAACAATTATTTTTTTCGAATTCCATGTATGCATATGGATGAAATTATTTGGACTGCCGAGCTCCCTCCTGAGAAAGGATCATGGTATACAGCAGTCGATTATGTTATCAATGATCTCGGCATCTTTGCAAAAATCGAGAAACGATCAAAGAAGAGCGGGACGACCGCCCAGTTATGGGGGTTCAGGGCCGGGAAAAACAAAGTAAAAGGAGCTGATTATCTCGCACAGATACAAGGCAGAAAGGCTCTTCTCTGGCAAAAGATCACTGAGGTGATATGTGGCGATCAGCAGATAATCGTTCGGGGAAACAGACAAACAGAGATCATACTCTTTTGTACGCCGGAAAATTTTTCGGATGTCAGCGACATGATCCAGCGTATGACTACATCGCACCCAGCCGAGAAAGGGGCAAGCCGTGAGGCGGCATGCTGGCTCTGCTGGGAACAGGATGAAGACTGGGAAACAGGAGAATCGCTGGACGCGATGATCGAAGCTGAACGAAACGGCGGCAAACGGTTTATCGAAGATGATATTCTTGAAGAGACAATTCTCTCTTAAATTCCAGTAACCCGCATTTCATTCATATACTATTCAAGACTCACTCATCTTATTTTTGCACGGGCGTGAGGATGCAGAAATCTTTGCATGCCCACACCTTTCCGGATCTGTTTTTGTCTTGGATGCGGGTGGTATTGAGGATACGCGATGCCGATAGTTAGTAGAACCATTCCTGCATACTGGATCCATGATACTGTTTCGCCAAGAAAAAGCACGGCGCAGATGATGGATGCCGGCAGTTCCGATGAACTGAGGATCGTTGTTGCTCCAGTCGAGATCCTCGGTGCGGCTATCGCGAAGAGGCACATCGGGAGAATACACCCAATCGATCCCAGAATGATTCCATACTGCCAAATGCCGGTGACGAACGTGCCCTGCATGAAGTAGGCGGGGGTAAAGAGGAATGTCAGGAGCAGGAGAGCGCAGCTGAGAATAAGAAAACTTCTGTTCAACGGATGCATTCCAATCTCGAACCGGCCGAGCATGAACATATACATTGCATACAGAAGAGCGGAAAGAAGTCCAAAGATCACACCAGACGGGTCAAGCGGCCCGTCCAGTCCGGCAAAACCCGCCGCAAGGAAGGTGCCGATCACGAGAATAACAACCGCGAGAATCATCTTCGGCTCCGGAAGCCGCTGTTCGGTTATTGCCTGAATCAAAACCCCCATCCAGGTAAACTGAAAGAGAAGAATCACCGAGATGTATGCAGGAACGCTCTGCAGAGAAAGACAATACGTCACGGTAACAAGAGAGATGCAGGTTCCGGCAAGTGCAAGACCTGGTATGCGGCGCAGGAGGGGACGGGGATTTTTTGCAGGAATGGTCTGTTGTTTTCGAATCAAGCGAAGAAGGAAAAGACCAACAAAGATAACGAACAGTATCAGCCATCCGTAAAAATACTGACTCATGACCACATCCGTCCAGGAATAGCCGGCAGCATACGCTAGTTTTATTGTGGGCGATGAAGGTCCGTAACAACAGCCGCCAAGGAAGACAAGGAGGGGAAATATGAGCAGACGAAGGTCCATTTCAGTCCCTTATTATTTGCTGTTCACATGGATTAAACCAGCAGGTGATGCAAAATAATTACGAAATATGCCGTCGTAACGAGCTTTTTTCGAGCTGTAAAAGAGATTTTTTGATTTCAAGGTCCGGTGAGAAACCGCCAAGACTTCCGTCGGATGAGATGACCCGATGGCACGGGACAATTAAAGGTGTGGGGTTTCGTGCCATAGCATTTCCGACCACCCGCGGGTGTGTTTCTGCTGCCTTGGCAATCTCGCCGTAACTTTGCGTTTCTCCGTATGGGATCCTTGATACGGCACGATAGATTTCTGCATATGTCCCATCACCACCCAGAGCCGCAGAGGTCAGCGGAGCAAAGCCGGTCCCTTTTCCCGCAAGAAATCGGGTGAACTCTATCGGAACCGGCCCGTCCGGTGCCGTTCTCATGAACCTGACCCGGTGGACTACCATATCGTCATAATCGACAGCGACCTTCCAGAGTCCGAAACTACAGGCGCCCTGACGCATCACGTCCCCACTTTTCAAGCTTACTTTTTACCGTGTCCACATCGCATTCCATAAGTTCATCCTGCATCCAGGGAGATAAACCGCCGAAAATCTCGCCTTCAAGGAATCTTTGGTCGCCGAGAATCAAAACACCCCGGTCGTTTTCGGTTCGAAGGACACGACCGAGGGCCTGCATAGATTTGTTGATCGCAGGAAGCGTGTAGGCGATGAACTCTCCTTCGGCCCCAAACTTGCGCCGGTAATAACTGTTGACCATCCGACGAACGGGGGTGAACGGAGCGAGCGGGAGACCTATCACGAGGGCCGCGGTCAGTTGATCGCCCCGGTAATCCAGACCTTCGCTCCATTTCCCGCCGCAGACGGCGAAAAGTATCCCGGATTTATGTTTTCCCGGGAGCGAGATGAACTCCTTCAGCGCTTCGTTTGCCTCGTCTGATTCACGCGGCTCAATGAATACCTGTTTGTTTCGAATCTTGCTTACGCATGCTTCGGCAAAACGGTTCTGCAACTGATAGGAAGGGAAGTAGACCGCGATGTTTCCTGGGAGTTTGGCAAAGGCAAGAATATACTCCACAATTGCCTGAGTGTTCTCGGCGTTCTGGCGTTTGGAAAATGCCGTGGTGATGTCCCGGGTCCCAAGAACCAGGCGGTTTTCTTTGGGAAACGAGTTGGCAAGCGAGAGGGTTTTGACAGGCATGCTGCCGAAGTAGTATTTCCTGTAGGAATCGACCGGCGACAGCGTTCCGCTGATCAGAATGGTTGCTGCATGTTTGGAGACGAGCTCTTGGAGCCGATCGGCCGGATCGATGTTTCTGACCTCAAGCGTGATGGTCTCGGCGTCTTTGGTGTAAACGGTCAGAAACGACGGGTCGGTGGAAGAGCGGTAGAGCCGGATCAAAAATTCGCAGAGTTTTTCGATCGCCGATTCGCGGTAGTCGCCCCGTTCGATGCCGCGTTCGCGCATAGCCTCTTTGATGGAAATGATATCTTCGAGCATCGCCTCGGGTTTTCCATACAGAGAACCTTTGATGATGAACCGGTTGAAGATCTGCGGGTCAAACCAGTCCTCTGCCTCGTTCGAACGCTGGAGCCCGTCGATGAACTCGGCAATTCTCGGGAGGATATGGCGGACCGCTTCGGAACCGCGGACCTTATCGCGGAGTGAAGCGACTTCGTTTGCCGCGGCTTCGATGTCGGTGTCCCGTATCCGAATGCTCTGGATCGTCTGAATGACGTCGCCTAAGTTGTGGGCTTCATCAAGGAGGAGCATGACGTTGTGCTCCTCGCACTGAAGATTGACGTACAGCTGCTCTCTGATATCGTCGTTGAAGAGGTGATAGTAGTTACAGATGATCACATCAGCTCCCTTGGCGGCCGAGAGCATGAGGTCGTAGGGACAG from Methanocorpusculum labreanum Z includes:
- a CDS encoding cobyric acid synthase; this encodes MAKTLMIQGTTSNVGKTTLTAGLCRILAQDGHRVAPFKPQNLASAAYVTKSGDRIGIGQAVQAEAAGIEPDGRMNPVLVKPCGVGTEVCIRGKPVPGIKKYGEMVQLMPEVLSAFRSLEEEYDVIIIEGAGAAAELNLMDRDISNMGFAKEIGAPVIVVGDIERGGVFASLYGTFGLFDDAAKKLVRGFVINRLCGDPNHLGTGPERLTDLTGIPVLGVVPKLDIHLQEEDIPGPIPRDNSLLEDKAYREHQLDLLADALREALDMDAVYQILEEQS
- a CDS encoding Dph6-related ATP pyrophosphatase — translated: MKFVISYSCGKDSTLSLHKMIVAGHTPVGLLVMVNKDEKLSWFHGVDLGLLEQISESLEIPLIKCVSGGEEYHLELEEGLRRAKELGAELCVFGDIDIEEHMEWGMARCNAVGLIPYYPLWHRNREENTKELIDLGYQCVIKCVRNADLPQDLLGKVLDHEMVAYMKELGIDVCGENGEYHTVTVGGPIFHAPVPYKCGEILDLGNTSVISVTPKSL
- a CDS encoding EamA family transporter, coding for MDLRLLIFPLLVFLGGCCYGPSSPTIKLAYAAGYSWTDVVMSQYFYGWLILFVIFVGLFLLRLIRKQQTIPAKNPRPLLRRIPGLALAGTCISLVTVTYCLSLQSVPAYISVILLFQFTWMGVLIQAITEQRLPEPKMILAVVILVIGTFLAAGFAGLDGPLDPSGVIFGLLSALLYAMYMFMLGRFEIGMHPLNRSFLILSCALLLLTFLFTPAYFMQGTFVTGIWQYGIILGSIGCILPMCLFAIAAPRISTGATTILSSSELPASIICAVLFLGETVSWIQYAGMVLLTIGIAYPQYHPHPRQKQIRKGVGMQRFLHPHARAKIR
- a CDS encoding methylated-DNA--[protein]-cysteine S-methyltransferase, translating into MRQGACSFGLWKVAVDYDDMVVHRVRFMRTAPDGPVPIEFTRFLAGKGTGFAPLTSAALGGDGTYAEIYRAVSRIPYGETQSYGEIAKAAETHPRVVGNAMARNPTPLIVPCHRVISSDGSLGGFSPDLEIKKSLLQLEKSSLRRHIS
- a CDS encoding ATP-dependent DNA helicase; this encodes MADTADFFPYQTYRKNQKEMLEEVEKTAEENGILLIDAPTGSGKSSVIASLLAKANGRKILVAVRTISQLQIFIRELDLIRQKKQPTLKFVYLIGKGNMCPLGGYGDVYRRCEGVKAFTSALMQQRADRGSFDPATDKQILEQIRKQDREHPLICPYFVNSRVFVQSEEGGRRMIPSPELRRKSDIAQKQIVRPNELLNFAGKVCPYDLMLSAAKGADVIICNYYHLFNDDIREQLYVNLQCEEHNVMLLLDEAHNLGDVIQTIQSIRIRDTDIEAAANEVASLRDKVRGSEAVRHILPRIAEFIDGLQRSNEAEDWFDPQIFNRFIIKGSLYGKPEAMLEDIISIKEAMRERGIERGDYRESAIEKLCEFLIRLYRSSTDPSFLTVYTKDAETITLEVRNIDPADRLQELVSKHAATILISGTLSPVDSYRKYYFGSMPVKTLSLANSFPKENRLVLGTRDITTAFSKRQNAENTQAIVEYILAFAKLPGNIAVYFPSYQLQNRFAEACVSKIRNKQVFIEPRESDEANEALKEFISLPGKHKSGILFAVCGGKWSEGLDYRGDQLTAALVIGLPLAPFTPVRRMVNSYYRRKFGAEGEFIAYTLPAINKSMQALGRVLRTENDRGVLILGDQRFLEGEIFGGLSPWMQDELMECDVDTVKSKLEKWGRDASGRL